Proteins from one Sarcophilus harrisii chromosome 2, mSarHar1.11, whole genome shotgun sequence genomic window:
- the CCL17 gene encoding LOW QUALITY PROTEIN: C-C motif chemokine 17 (The sequence of the model RefSeq protein was modified relative to this genomic sequence to represent the inferred CDS: inserted 1 base in 1 codon) — translation MWWGLRVGSSLPKRLNXPALPLSSQSQLKGTEVTQARDSEHLLDSGIMKGLKMSLLVVLFLGIFLQHSNSARAPKLGQDCCNTYVKGAIPLPKLESWSKTSTFCRKEAIVFVTLQKKYICADPKKKWVNNAINYLKNKTRPTTQPPNTSQLNSKTQVNPSHQTNSTQYLNSTSPTKSPIHLKN, via the exons ATGTGGTGGGGGTTGAGAGTGGGAAGTAGTCTACCTAAGAGGTTAA AGCCAGCTTTGCCCCTTAGCTCTCAATCACAGCTCAAGGGGACAGAGGTGACACAAGCAAGAGACAGTGAGCATCTTCTGGATTCTGGGATCATGAAAGGCTTGAAGATGTCTCTCCTGGTGGTCCTTTTCCTAGGGATATTCCTTCAACACAGTAACTCAG CTCGAGCACCAAAATTAGGACAAGATTGCTGCAATACCTATGTAAAAGGAGCCATTCCCCTCCCTAAATTGGAGTCATGGTCCAAGACTTCAACATTTTGTCGCAAGGAGGCCATTGT ATTTGTTACTCTTCAAAAGAAATACATCTGTGCGGACCCCAAGAAAAAGTGGGTGAATAATGCAATCAACTACTTGAAAAACAAGACTAGACCCACTACGCAACCTCCAAACACCAGTCAACTCAACTCAAAAACCCAAGTCAACCCCTCTCACCAAACTAATTCAACTCAATACCTCAACTCAACATCTCCAACTAAAAGCCCTATTCATCTCAAAAATTAA